In Chthonomonas sp., a single genomic region encodes these proteins:
- a CDS encoding nitroreductase family protein, which translates to MSFAEPLSTIWKLRYGAEAPESVHGLESFMRHRSVRKFSDQAVPESMIQALVAAAQSASTSSNLQLWSIVSVQEPERRQAVAQLCANQKQVLTAPWFLCFLADHHRLKHAAAAMGEPCDGIDYMEFLLMACIDAGLASERLACAAEAAGLGVCYIGALRNHPGQVAELLELPDGVFGVFGMAIGFPSAEASPQIKPRLDQGAVWFREKYDAEPDIAPYDARMTEFYAAQAMSTDETWSKKSGKRADGYHMSGRDILKDWLAERGMGRR; encoded by the coding sequence ATGAGCTTCGCGGAGCCGCTTTCGACTATTTGGAAACTGCGTTACGGCGCAGAAGCACCGGAGTCGGTGCATGGATTGGAATCGTTCATGCGCCACCGGTCCGTGCGGAAGTTTTCAGACCAAGCGGTGCCCGAGTCGATGATCCAGGCGCTGGTCGCGGCGGCGCAGAGCGCATCAACGAGCAGCAACCTACAGCTCTGGTCGATTGTGAGCGTGCAAGAGCCCGAGCGTCGGCAGGCGGTCGCGCAACTCTGCGCGAACCAGAAGCAGGTGCTGACCGCACCGTGGTTCCTGTGCTTCCTCGCCGACCACCATCGACTGAAGCATGCCGCCGCTGCAATGGGCGAGCCGTGCGACGGGATCGACTACATGGAGTTCCTGCTCATGGCTTGCATCGATGCCGGTTTGGCTTCGGAGCGTCTGGCTTGCGCGGCGGAGGCAGCTGGGCTGGGAGTTTGCTACATCGGCGCGTTGCGCAACCACCCGGGCCAGGTCGCCGAACTCTTGGAGCTGCCCGACGGCGTCTTCGGAGTGTTCGGAATGGCGATTGGCTTTCCCTCCGCCGAAGCGTCCCCACAGATCAAACCGCGGCTTGACCAAGGCGCGGTTTGGTTTCGCGAGAAGTACGATGCGGAACCGGATATCGCCCCCTATGACGCCCGCATGACCGAGTTCTACGCTGCGCAGGCCATGAGTACTGACGAAACGTGGTCCAAGAAGAGCGGCAAGCGCGCAGATGGGTACCACATGTCTGGTCGCGACATCCTGAAAGATTGGCTCGCCGAGCGCGGCATGGGCCGCCGCTAA
- a CDS encoding iron-containing redox enzyme family protein encodes MTDRIAELDAIVAQYNLNNHPFYQAWRAGELPQEKLADYAAEYGKFVATIDQGWETIGYGKYAQEEREHVVLWGQFKQALGNPKSSNRPQTDVLVTAASKLFVGDAEAVGALYAFEAQQPFTSQSKLDGLNEHYKFTDTEKEYFTVHAADVNEIADLRNHVQKLSDEEYLRARGACAVVCSAMWSALDGVYYA; translated from the coding sequence ATGACCGATCGGATTGCTGAATTGGACGCCATCGTGGCCCAGTACAACCTCAACAACCACCCGTTCTACCAGGCTTGGCGCGCAGGCGAACTGCCGCAAGAAAAGCTGGCCGACTACGCCGCCGAGTACGGTAAGTTCGTCGCCACCATCGACCAGGGTTGGGAGACCATTGGCTACGGTAAATACGCTCAAGAAGAGCGCGAGCACGTGGTGCTGTGGGGACAGTTCAAGCAAGCGCTTGGCAACCCCAAGTCGAGTAATCGACCCCAGACCGACGTTCTCGTCACCGCCGCCAGCAAGCTGTTCGTGGGCGATGCCGAAGCCGTGGGCGCACTGTACGCTTTTGAGGCCCAGCAGCCGTTCACGTCGCAGAGCAAACTCGACGGCCTGAACGAGCACTACAAGTTCACGGACACCGAGAAGGAGTACTTCACCGTCCACGCCGCCGATGTGAACGAGATCGCCGATCTCCGCAACCACGTGCAGAAGCTCTCGGACGAGGAGTACCTGCGAGCTCGAGGCGCATGCGCCGTCGTGTGCAGTGCCATGTGGAGCGCGCTGGACGGCGTTTACTACGCCTAA
- a CDS encoding peptidylprolyl isomerase, with protein MTSLALAAVLLAQPSSAKGPQIVMTMKGNKQIVIQTNQGESPKTVEHIVALVKKKFYDGIRFHRVEDWVVQWGDPGTKKALDGPEIGNGGSGKQMKFEGSKFDFKRGAVGIASTGSKVGGDSQIFILTKDSVRLNGMYAVLGWVTKGMDVVDKLKRGDTIVSMRVVIKPAPSKRPMKPAMKSASGR; from the coding sequence ATGACTAGCCTCGCACTCGCCGCTGTCCTCCTCGCTCAGCCCTCGTCGGCCAAGGGTCCTCAGATCGTCATGACGATGAAGGGAAACAAGCAGATCGTCATTCAGACGAACCAGGGAGAATCGCCCAAGACGGTTGAGCACATCGTCGCCCTCGTCAAGAAGAAGTTTTACGATGGCATACGATTCCACCGGGTCGAGGATTGGGTTGTGCAGTGGGGCGATCCAGGAACCAAGAAAGCGCTCGATGGTCCCGAGATTGGCAACGGTGGATCGGGCAAGCAGATGAAGTTCGAAGGCAGCAAGTTCGACTTCAAGCGGGGCGCGGTCGGGATCGCCAGCACTGGTTCGAAGGTCGGAGGCGACTCGCAGATTTTCATTCTCACCAAGGACTCGGTGCGATTGAACGGGATGTACGCCGTCCTGGGCTGGGTGACCAAGGGCATGGACGTTGTCGACAAGTTGAAGCGCGGAGACACGATTGTCTCCATGCGCGTCGTGATAAAGCCAGCCCCCAGCAAGCGGCCGATGAAGCCTGCGATGAAGTCGGCCTCGGGCCGATGA
- a CDS encoding CocE/NonD family hydrolase, whose protein sequence is MRFVALLSLFLLQSAQGAPSDQYQKYEYMIPMRDGVKLYTSVYVPKNHPGKHPILMERTPYSAGPYGKEVYPRSVDGASQFGKDGFILAFQDVRGKYMSEGQFEDVRPILQGQASDSKKADESTDAYDTIEYLIHNVPDNNGRVGMRGVSYPGFYAVAAGIRSHPALKAISPQAPVSDWWKGDDDHRNGALFLLDCLEFNAGGFGLPRTGPGPSEPEGIRIDRKDPYDFYLALGANRRINEKLIHGKIRYWNDVMAHPNYDEFWQARNLGDKLRGIRCAVLTVGGLFDAEDLYGAFNVYRNAELLNPGIDCKLVMGPWTHGGWGYGNGRYLDGLDFQQNTGVQFRNEIEAPFFRHYLLEDGPGITLPEVRMFQTGSNRWMSCDQWPPKPTREVRWYVSPGQALSQKAPAESGFESYVSDPSNPVPYTLPMTRSRGTRYMTEDQRPFQARKDLLTLRSAPLDETLSTAGPVVADMWVKTTGTDMDLVVKVIDESPDGTMRLVRANVMRGRFREDPSRPIPFKPNTATRVRFELPGICHAFLAGHRVTITVQSSWFPLMDRNPQTFADINTCDESAFKSSTISLLYGPNQASNIKLLALSTNSSK, encoded by the coding sequence ATGCGGTTTGTGGCCCTCCTCTCCCTCTTCCTCCTCCAATCGGCTCAGGGCGCACCGTCCGACCAGTATCAGAAGTACGAGTACATGATCCCTATGCGTGATGGGGTGAAGCTCTACACATCGGTCTACGTGCCCAAGAACCACCCCGGCAAGCACCCGATCTTGATGGAGCGCACACCCTACAGTGCCGGTCCCTACGGCAAGGAGGTTTACCCGCGCAGCGTCGATGGTGCCTCGCAGTTCGGGAAGGACGGTTTCATTCTCGCGTTCCAGGACGTGCGCGGAAAGTACATGTCGGAAGGCCAGTTCGAAGACGTGCGGCCGATCTTGCAGGGGCAAGCGAGCGACAGTAAGAAGGCAGATGAGAGTACCGACGCCTACGATACGATCGAGTATCTGATTCACAACGTCCCCGACAACAACGGACGCGTGGGCATGCGAGGCGTCTCCTATCCAGGGTTCTATGCGGTGGCAGCCGGGATCCGGTCGCACCCAGCGCTCAAGGCGATCTCACCTCAGGCCCCAGTCAGCGACTGGTGGAAGGGTGACGACGACCACCGTAACGGCGCTCTCTTCCTGCTCGACTGTTTGGAGTTCAATGCCGGCGGGTTTGGGCTGCCACGCACGGGGCCCGGTCCGAGCGAGCCGGAAGGGATCCGCATCGACCGCAAAGATCCGTACGACTTCTACCTCGCGCTCGGGGCAAACCGCCGGATCAATGAAAAGCTGATCCACGGCAAGATCCGCTACTGGAACGACGTGATGGCGCACCCAAACTACGATGAGTTCTGGCAGGCGCGGAACCTTGGCGACAAGCTTCGCGGAATCCGGTGCGCCGTACTCACCGTAGGCGGTCTCTTTGACGCGGAGGACCTCTATGGCGCCTTCAACGTGTACCGAAACGCAGAACTCTTGAACCCAGGCATCGACTGCAAGCTGGTGATGGGGCCCTGGACTCATGGCGGATGGGGGTACGGAAACGGCCGGTACCTGGATGGCCTAGACTTCCAGCAGAACACGGGAGTCCAGTTCCGAAACGAGATCGAGGCACCGTTCTTCCGGCATTACTTGCTGGAGGATGGCCCCGGGATCACGCTGCCGGAGGTCCGCATGTTTCAGACCGGATCGAACCGGTGGATGAGCTGCGACCAGTGGCCCCCGAAGCCTACCCGTGAGGTGCGTTGGTACGTGTCACCCGGCCAAGCGCTGAGCCAGAAAGCACCCGCGGAATCCGGATTCGAATCGTACGTGTCTGACCCCAGCAATCCAGTCCCGTACACGCTCCCGATGACCCGATCACGCGGCACCCGATACATGACCGAAGACCAGCGACCGTTCCAAGCCCGCAAGGACCTGCTGACTCTCCGGAGTGCGCCGCTGGACGAAACCCTATCCACCGCTGGGCCCGTGGTCGCGGACATGTGGGTCAAGACGACCGGCACCGACATGGACCTGGTGGTCAAGGTCATCGACGAATCGCCGGACGGGACGATGCGCCTTGTGCGAGCAAACGTCATGCGCGGACGGTTCCGCGAAGATCCGAGTCGTCCGATCCCGTTCAAGCCCAACACTGCCACGCGGGTCCGCTTTGAGTTGCCAGGGATTTGCCACGCGTTCCTGGCGGGGCACCGAGTCACGATCACGGTGCAAAGCTCCTGGTTCCCGCTCATGGATCGTAACCCGCAGACGTTTGCGGACATCAACACCTGCGACGAATCGGCATTCAAGTCGTCTACGATCAGCCTCCTTTACGGTCCAAATCAGGCCTCAAACATCAAGTTACTTGCGTTGTCCACCAATTCTTCGAAATAG
- a CDS encoding HAD-IA family hydrolase, translating to MSMPLDRLSAPPWQPKVVSFDCAETLLRTRWDPSQVAVDALTEAGESLPVGAYDAYRSLLGKRWAHFQELNLTGDLAQCDAFWEVLGRNWLAGFGMGEAVAQRVSEIAWRRIYDPEGDLFQKFPDVVPCLDELRDRGYRMIVLSNWDLSLTRFLQVHGLSPYFEVIVPSLRYGVEKPSLELFEIARKAVGSEPGEMLHIGDHLIDDFQGARDAGWMTLHLDRGRTESTPPFLHDLCELGGWLC from the coding sequence ATGAGTATGCCCCTTGACAGGCTTTCTGCGCCCCCTTGGCAGCCGAAAGTCGTGAGCTTCGACTGCGCCGAGACGCTCCTGCGCACCCGCTGGGACCCATCCCAAGTGGCGGTCGATGCACTCACCGAAGCGGGCGAGAGCCTTCCCGTTGGCGCATACGACGCGTACCGGTCCCTCTTGGGGAAGCGGTGGGCTCATTTCCAAGAGCTGAACCTCACCGGCGACCTCGCGCAGTGCGATGCGTTTTGGGAAGTGCTCGGACGGAATTGGCTGGCCGGGTTCGGGATGGGCGAGGCCGTCGCGCAGCGCGTGTCCGAGATCGCGTGGCGGCGGATCTATGACCCGGAGGGAGACCTCTTCCAGAAGTTCCCCGATGTCGTCCCTTGTCTTGACGAGCTGCGAGATCGCGGCTACCGGATGATTGTGCTCAGCAACTGGGACCTGTCGCTGACGCGCTTCCTGCAAGTCCACGGACTGTCTCCGTATTTCGAAGTCATCGTGCCGTCCTTGCGTTATGGCGTCGAGAAGCCGTCGCTCGAGCTCTTCGAGATCGCGCGCAAGGCGGTGGGGTCCGAGCCGGGCGAGATGCTCCACATCGGGGATCACTTGATCGACGACTTCCAAGGCGCACGCGACGCAGGTTGGATGACGCTTCACCTGGACCGTGGCCGCACCGAGAGCACGCCGCCGTTCCTACATGACTTGTGTGAACTCGGGGGTTGGCTATGCTGA
- a CDS encoding acyl-CoA thioesterase, translating into MTSEPTTERIRVRYGETDAMGHAYYANYLYWFEQARGAWCRARGFHYRDLEAMGYFLPVVEVHVRYKGEVKYDAEIDVEVTVTEISRSAMKFDYVVRDSETGRVTTEGYTWHVLMGQQRRAISIPPDVRAMLDRPIVTEPRG; encoded by the coding sequence ATGACTTCGGAGCCGACGACCGAGCGGATTCGGGTGCGCTACGGCGAGACCGACGCGATGGGTCACGCCTACTACGCGAACTACCTGTACTGGTTCGAGCAGGCGCGCGGCGCATGGTGCCGGGCCCGAGGGTTCCACTATCGTGACCTGGAGGCGATGGGCTACTTCCTGCCCGTCGTCGAAGTCCATGTCCGGTACAAGGGCGAAGTCAAGTACGACGCCGAGATCGATGTTGAGGTCACCGTCACCGAGATCAGTCGGTCTGCGATGAAATTTGACTACGTGGTTCGCGACAGCGAGACGGGGCGCGTGACCACCGAAGGGTACACCTGGCACGTGCTCATGGGGCAACAGCGCCGGGCGATCAGCATTCCGCCAGACGTGCGTGCGATGCTCGATCGGCCGATCGTTACCGAGCCACGAGGGTGA
- a CDS encoding saccharopine dehydrogenase NADP-binding domain-containing protein — translation MKKTFAVLGSGMQGTAAAYDLSMFADAERILMGDVSFDQAKKACDRVNSLTGKELCHPHKVDAMDPASLGGFLHDADVLLSCVPYWMHPKVAKVAIANKTHMVDLGGNTDITHETLALDDEAKVAGITLVPDTGLAPGLVNSLGLWIIEQMDEAEWVKLYCGVLPQNPVPPLNYKLTFNVEGLLTEYDFQAVTLRNGQIHMVDTLSELETLEIAELGTMEAFVTSGGTSTAPYTLKGRIPNYEYKTIRYPGHCAYMKMFKDSGMWDFEPVMVDGEPVKPRNVWYKVFGEFLAKFVDLDLCAIRAVGEGKKGGQKVRHQIDILDRQCEKTGFTSMERLTGFSMSIYAIEIARGNVSPGGVRYEQAVTGTRFVEELQKRGIPLRFSN, via the coding sequence ATGAAGAAAACCTTTGCTGTTTTAGGATCAGGAATGCAAGGCACCGCGGCGGCCTACGACTTATCCATGTTCGCAGACGCTGAGCGAATCTTGATGGGTGACGTGTCTTTTGACCAAGCGAAGAAGGCTTGCGACCGAGTCAACTCGCTCACCGGGAAGGAACTCTGCCACCCGCACAAGGTTGATGCGATGGACCCCGCGAGCCTGGGTGGATTCCTCCACGATGCCGACGTTTTGCTCAGCTGCGTGCCTTACTGGATGCACCCGAAGGTCGCCAAGGTCGCGATCGCCAATAAGACGCACATGGTTGACCTCGGCGGCAACACCGATATCACCCACGAGACGCTCGCCCTTGACGACGAAGCCAAAGTGGCTGGTATCACCTTGGTCCCGGATACAGGACTCGCGCCCGGGCTGGTGAACTCGCTCGGACTGTGGATCATCGAGCAAATGGACGAGGCAGAGTGGGTCAAGCTGTACTGCGGCGTTCTCCCCCAGAACCCGGTCCCGCCACTCAACTACAAGCTGACGTTCAACGTTGAAGGGCTACTCACTGAGTACGACTTCCAAGCCGTGACCCTGCGAAACGGTCAGATCCACATGGTGGATACGCTCAGCGAACTCGAGACCCTCGAGATCGCCGAGTTGGGAACCATGGAGGCGTTCGTTACCTCGGGCGGCACGAGCACCGCTCCCTACACCCTCAAGGGCCGCATCCCGAACTACGAGTACAAGACCATCCGCTATCCCGGCCACTGCGCCTACATGAAGATGTTCAAGGACTCGGGCATGTGGGACTTCGAGCCGGTGATGGTCGATGGCGAGCCGGTGAAGCCGCGAAACGTCTGGTACAAGGTGTTCGGCGAGTTTCTCGCGAAGTTTGTGGACTTGGATCTGTGCGCTATCCGCGCGGTTGGCGAAGGCAAGAAGGGCGGCCAGAAGGTTCGACACCAGATTGACATCCTCGATCGGCAGTGCGAAAAGACCGGCTTTACCTCCATGGAGCGCCTGACCGGGTTCAGCATGTCGATCTACGCCATCGAGATCGCCCGCGGAAACGTCTCGCCGGGCGGTGTGCGGTACGAACAAGCGGTGACCGGCACGCGGTTCGTTGAAGAACTACAAAAGCGCGGCATTCCGCTCCGATTCTCGAACTAA
- the queA gene encoding tRNA preQ1(34) S-adenosylmethionine ribosyltransferase-isomerase QueA translates to MLTLSDFDFELPEDRIAQVPLEQRDASKLLCVDVPTAAISDRVFRDLPNLLEPGDLLVFNDTRVTAKRLIGRKPTGGVVEALLLGRLAQANTYVALMRPGKRLREGSEVLFEDVLPCLVESDLGDGRKRIRFLVSDSEEHIERVGAVPLPPYIHERLENSERYQTVYSHTPGSSAAPTAGLHFTQELIATLESKGIQTARVTLDVGIDTFRPVQAERISDHKMHGERCAISTEAQATINGCKGRIIAVGTTACRTLESFATGRRKVDQGERVTEIFITPGYPFQVVECLLTNFHMPRTSMLFMVSALTGVELWRSSYEHALQHNYRFLSFGDSMLIRT, encoded by the coding sequence ATGCTGACGCTCTCCGACTTCGACTTCGAGTTGCCGGAAGACCGAATTGCCCAGGTACCGCTGGAACAGCGCGACGCCAGCAAGCTGCTTTGTGTTGATGTCCCGACCGCCGCTATCTCGGATCGGGTCTTTCGAGACCTTCCGAACCTGCTTGAACCGGGGGATCTTCTCGTCTTCAACGATACGCGCGTGACCGCCAAGCGGCTCATCGGCCGCAAGCCGACCGGAGGGGTCGTCGAGGCCCTGCTGCTGGGCAGACTCGCCCAAGCCAATACCTACGTTGCGCTCATGCGGCCAGGCAAGCGGTTGCGCGAAGGCTCGGAGGTTCTCTTTGAAGACGTGCTGCCGTGCTTGGTCGAGTCGGACCTCGGCGATGGTCGCAAGCGCATCCGGTTTCTGGTATCCGACAGCGAAGAACATATCGAGCGGGTGGGGGCCGTCCCCCTGCCGCCGTACATCCATGAACGGTTGGAGAACTCAGAGCGGTACCAGACCGTGTACTCCCACACGCCCGGGAGTTCGGCCGCGCCCACCGCGGGCCTCCACTTCACGCAGGAGCTGATCGCGACACTGGAGTCCAAGGGGATTCAAACTGCCCGCGTGACGCTCGACGTTGGGATCGATACGTTCCGACCTGTCCAAGCCGAACGAATCAGCGACCACAAGATGCACGGAGAACGGTGTGCGATTTCAACAGAGGCGCAGGCAACAATCAATGGTTGCAAGGGTAGGATTATTGCGGTTGGCACCACAGCATGTCGCACCCTGGAGTCATTCGCTACGGGGCGGCGCAAGGTTGATCAAGGCGAGCGAGTCACCGAGATCTTCATCACGCCCGGCTACCCGTTTCAGGTTGTCGAATGTCTGCTCACCAACTTCCATATGCCGCGCACAAGCATGCTGTTCATGGTCAGCGCGCTGACGGGAGTGGAGCTCTGGCGGAGTAGCTACGAGCACGCTCTTCAGCACAATTACCGGTTTCTAAGTTTTGGCGATTCCATGTTGATTCGAACCTGA
- the lepA gene encoding elongation factor 4, whose amino-acid sequence MDQTLIRNFCIIAHIDHGKSTLADRLIERCGAIRGTAQEQMLDSMDLERERGITIKMAAVRLSYTALDGRTYQLNLIDTPGHVDFTYEVSRALAACEGALLVVDASQGVEAQTIANASMAMNQNLAIVPVINKIDLPHADIERAREEIESAVAIDATDAITCSAKAGIGIDELLEAIVERVPPPAGDSSAPLQALIYDSHFDSYQGAISYVRVKSGTMRKDDKILMMSTGGKFDVDSTGHFGPGLTVNDGLTCGEVGFMTAAIKSIGDATVGDTITSAASPATEALPGYRRALSMVFCGLYPTDGDQYNDLRDAIEKLRLNDASLQYEPETSAALGFGFRCGFLGLLHMEIARERLEREFGLDLILTAPSVDYRVTDKKGVEMHISNPTEFPQPHELEKIEEPIVAATIMVPNEYVGAVMTLCQERRGTYKRTEYPTPQRVILYYTLPLGEILLDFFDKLKSNTRGYASFDYDLDGYSLADLVKVDILLNGDPVDALCFIVHREFAYNRGRAMAEQLRKVIPRQQYEVRIQAAIGAKVIAAESVKPYRKDVIAKCYGGDVTRKRKLLEKQKEGKKRMKQMGSIELPQEAFLSVLKVAD is encoded by the coding sequence ATGGACCAGACTCTCATCCGGAATTTCTGCATCATCGCGCACATCGATCACGGCAAGTCCACGCTTGCCGATCGGTTGATCGAGCGTTGTGGGGCGATCCGTGGTACCGCGCAGGAGCAGATGCTGGACAGCATGGACCTGGAGCGCGAACGGGGAATCACGATCAAGATGGCTGCGGTCCGGCTTAGCTACACCGCACTAGACGGCCGCACGTACCAACTCAACCTGATCGACACCCCGGGGCACGTCGATTTCACCTACGAAGTGAGTCGCGCGCTCGCCGCCTGCGAAGGAGCACTGCTCGTCGTCGATGCCAGCCAGGGTGTGGAGGCCCAGACGATCGCCAATGCGAGCATGGCGATGAACCAGAATCTTGCGATCGTCCCCGTCATCAACAAGATTGATCTTCCTCACGCCGACATCGAGCGGGCGCGCGAGGAGATCGAGAGCGCGGTCGCCATTGACGCGACCGATGCGATCACGTGTTCGGCAAAAGCAGGCATCGGCATCGACGAGCTCCTGGAAGCGATCGTCGAACGCGTCCCGCCTCCTGCGGGCGACTCGTCCGCGCCGCTCCAAGCCCTGATTTACGACAGCCACTTCGACAGTTACCAAGGCGCGATCTCGTACGTGCGGGTCAAGTCCGGCACCATGCGCAAGGACGACAAGATCCTGATGATGTCTACCGGTGGCAAGTTCGACGTCGATTCCACCGGACACTTTGGGCCGGGTCTGACGGTCAATGACGGGCTAACCTGCGGGGAAGTTGGCTTCATGACCGCCGCAATCAAGAGTATCGGTGATGCGACCGTCGGCGACACGATCACCAGCGCCGCCAGTCCCGCGACGGAAGCGCTGCCGGGCTACCGCAGGGCGCTCAGCATGGTCTTCTGCGGCCTCTATCCCACCGACGGCGATCAGTACAACGATCTTCGCGATGCGATCGAGAAGCTTCGTCTCAACGATGCTTCGCTCCAGTACGAACCGGAGACCTCTGCTGCGCTCGGCTTCGGGTTTCGGTGTGGTTTCTTGGGTCTCCTGCATATGGAGATCGCTCGTGAGCGCCTGGAGCGCGAGTTCGGACTGGACCTCATCCTTACTGCGCCGAGCGTGGACTACCGCGTCACTGACAAGAAGGGCGTCGAGATGCACATCAGCAATCCGACGGAGTTCCCGCAGCCACATGAGCTCGAGAAGATCGAAGAGCCTATTGTCGCCGCCACCATCATGGTCCCGAACGAGTACGTCGGCGCGGTCATGACGCTTTGCCAAGAGCGACGCGGCACCTACAAGCGAACCGAGTACCCGACGCCCCAGCGAGTCATCCTGTACTACACCCTGCCGCTTGGGGAGATACTGCTCGACTTTTTCGACAAGCTCAAGTCCAACACCCGCGGGTACGCCTCGTTCGACTACGACCTCGACGGCTACTCCTTGGCCGACCTCGTCAAGGTCGATATTCTGCTGAACGGCGACCCCGTAGATGCGCTCTGCTTCATCGTCCACCGCGAGTTTGCATACAATCGAGGCCGCGCGATGGCCGAGCAACTGCGAAAAGTTATTCCGCGCCAGCAGTACGAAGTTCGGATTCAGGCTGCAATCGGTGCGAAGGTCATCGCTGCCGAGAGCGTCAAGCCGTACCGTAAGGACGTCATCGCCAAATGCTACGGCGGAGACGTCACCCGCAAGCGGAAACTGCTGGAAAAGCAAAAGGAAGGCAAGAAACGAATGAAGCAGATGGGAAGCATCGAGCTTCCGCAAGAAGCGTTTCTCAGCGTGCTGAAGGTGGCCGATTGA
- a CDS encoding Gfo/Idh/MocA family oxidoreductase — MHVGVIGCGSISGIYFENLKRFAGVEVVACADLDLEKAKATEIKYGLQRSGTPAELLADPNISIILNLTPPKIHSTITRASVTVGKHVYSEKPLGLNTQETGMIVAAAQAKGVRVGCAPDTILGSAVQTARELIDRGSIGVPVAAQAYMLSAGHESWHPNPEQFYEKGGGPMMDMGPYYIASLVTLLGPVVRVSGSARATFAERVVTAPQKRGKRITVESPTHISGTMEFESGAIGAITTTFDVIPVPMPHLVIFGTEGTLDMPDPNGFGGVVRLRPKGKDDYDKIPLNFPFVNNARGIGLLEMVAAINRSRPHRASAELAQHVVEVLTSFAASAEQGRHITLETRVDRPAAMSKSNTEDSINE; from the coding sequence ATGCACGTCGGTGTGATCGGCTGCGGCAGTATCAGCGGCATCTATTTCGAGAATTTGAAGCGGTTCGCCGGCGTCGAGGTGGTCGCCTGCGCAGACTTGGACCTGGAGAAAGCAAAGGCCACTGAGATCAAGTACGGCCTTCAGCGTAGCGGGACCCCCGCCGAACTCCTGGCCGATCCCAACATCAGCATCATCTTAAACCTGACTCCGCCCAAGATCCACTCGACGATCACACGCGCCAGTGTCACGGTCGGCAAGCACGTGTACTCCGAAAAACCGCTGGGCCTCAACACGCAGGAGACGGGCATGATCGTCGCCGCCGCGCAAGCGAAGGGGGTCCGTGTCGGCTGTGCACCGGACACGATCCTCGGAAGCGCGGTTCAGACCGCGCGCGAACTCATCGACCGGGGCTCGATCGGCGTGCCCGTCGCGGCCCAAGCCTATATGCTCAGCGCGGGCCACGAATCGTGGCACCCAAACCCCGAACAGTTTTATGAGAAGGGTGGCGGCCCCATGATGGACATGGGACCCTATTACATTGCTTCCCTCGTGACGCTTCTCGGCCCGGTGGTACGGGTATCCGGGTCTGCCCGCGCCACTTTCGCCGAGCGTGTCGTGACGGCCCCCCAGAAACGTGGCAAGCGAATCACGGTCGAGTCACCGACCCATATCTCCGGCACGATGGAGTTCGAATCGGGCGCGATCGGGGCGATTACCACAACTTTCGATGTGATCCCCGTGCCCATGCCCCACCTCGTGATCTTTGGCACCGAAGGCACCCTCGACATGCCCGATCCGAACGGGTTCGGTGGCGTCGTGCGATTGCGCCCCAAGGGTAAGGACGATTACGACAAGATTCCGCTCAACTTTCCATTTGTGAACAATGCGCGGGGGATCGGCCTGCTAGAGATGGTGGCTGCGATCAACCGTAGTCGGCCGCACCGGGCGTCTGCCGAACTTGCCCAGCATGTGGTCGAAGTGCTCACTTCGTTCGCCGCATCCGCAGAGCAAGGGCGACATATCACTCTCGAGACAAGGGTAGACCGTCCCGCAGCCATGTCAAAGTCAAACACAGAGGATTCGATCAATGAATAA